In Cryptococcus neoformans var. neoformans JEC21 chromosome 5 sequence, one genomic interval encodes:
- a CDS encoding inorganic diphosphatase, putative, with protein sequence MNTTAVRRLSSTLSHLYKNIPKMAYQTRIIGAANTLEHRVYIEQEGKIVSPFHDIPLFADESKTILNMVVEVPRWTNAKMEISKEETFNPIKQDIKKGKLRYVRNCFPHHGYIWNYGAFPQTWEDPNVKHAETGANGDNDPLDVCEIGEAVAYTGQVKQVKVLGIMALLDEGETDWKVLVVDVNDPLAPRLNDIEDVERHLPGLIRATNEWFRIYKIPDGKPENVFAFSGEAKSKKYAVEIIHECHEAWRKLVHGETAASTDAYNLAITNTTVKGSKGFVSTNDAAYASVPADSRKPAGPIDPSIDKSFFISSASA encoded by the exons ATGAACACCACTGCTGTCCGTCGACTGTCCTCTACCCTCTCGCACCTTTACAAAAACATCCCCAAGATGGCTTACCAGACTAGGATCATTGGC GCCGCCAATACCCTTG AGCACCGTGTCTACATCGAGCAGGAAGGCAAAATCGTCTCCCCCTTCCA CGACATTCCTCTCTTTGCCGACGAGTCCAAGACTATCCTCAACA TGGTTGTCGAGGTTCCCCGATGGACCAACGCCAAGATGGAGATCTCCAAGGAGGAGACTTTCAACCCCATCAAGCAGGACATTAAGAAGGGCAAGCTCCGATACGTCCGCAACTGTTTCCCCCACCACG GTTACATCTGGAACTACGGTGCCTTCCCCCAGACTTGGGAGGACCCCAACGTCAAGCACGCCGAGACCGGGGCCAACGGTGACAACGACCCTCTCGACGTCTGTGAGATCGGCGAAGCCGTCGCGTACACTGGCCAAGTCAAGCAGGTCAAGGTGCTCGGTATCATGGCGCTCCTCGACGAAGGCGAGACTGACTGGAAAGTCCTCGTCGTCGACGTCAACGACCCGCTTGCACCTCGTCTGAACGATATCGAGGATGTGGAGCGACACCTCCCCGGACTGATCCGTGCGACCAACGAGTGGTTCAGGATCTACAAAATCCCTGACGGCAAGCCCGAGAACGTTTTCGCGTTCTCTGGTGAGgccaagagcaagaagtaTGCGGTGGAGATTATTCACGAGTGCCATGAGGCTTGGAGGAAGCTTGTGCACGGTGAGACTGCCGCCAGCACTGATGCTTACAACTTGGCCAT CACCAACACCACCGTCAAGGGTTCCAAGGGGTTCGTCTCCACCAATGACGCGGCTTACGCCTCTGTCCCCGCCGACTCTCGCAAGCCCGCTGGCCCCATAGACCCTTCCA TCGACaagagcttcttcatctcctccgcctctgcTTAA